One window from the genome of Nicotiana sylvestris chromosome 9, ASM39365v2, whole genome shotgun sequence encodes:
- the LOC104213147 gene encoding agamous-like MADS-box protein AGL61, producing the protein MEECGVDIGIALFSPAGNPFSFFHPTPNIFLDHVENPNIELSESTKLVAAYTRNIVNQTNNRINEIETIEEATKSKMLLLEQLNKTRQIDSQESIDQFKADDITKYEAWLKGVVFGLENRLKQLENGASSSSQVPPDNADNSPSVSNE; encoded by the coding sequence ATGGAAGAATGTGGCGTAGATATAGGAATAGCTCTTTTTTCGCCGGCTGGTAATCCATTTTCTTTTTTTCACCCAACGCCTAATATATTCTTAGATCATGTTGAGAATCCTAACATAGAATTGAGTGAAAGTACAAAACTTGTTGCTGCATATACACGAAATATTGTAAACCAAACGAATAATAGGATTAATGAGATTGAGACAATAGAAGAGGCTACAAAAAGCAAAATGCTTTTACTTGAACAATTGAACAAAACTAGACAGATAGATTCACAGGAATCCATTGACCAGTTCAAAGCAGATGATATAACCAAATATGAAGCTTGGTTAAAGGGCGTTGTCTTTGGCTTGGAAAATCGTTTAAAACAGCTAGAGAATGGAGCTTCATCTTCATCACAAGTACCTCCGGATAATGCAGATAACTCGCCTAGCGTTTCAAATGAATAA